From Saccharomycodes ludwigii strain NBRC 1722 chromosome IV, whole genome shotgun sequence, one genomic window encodes:
- a CDS encoding WD repeat MDV1/CAF4 family protein (similar to Saccharomyces cerevisiae YJL112W | MDV1 | Mitochondrial DiVision (paralog of YKR036C | CAF4)) produces the protein MSNDTLSTTTFNNFAKSLSTTASVLLAASNSDNNNNNGGTSIAESVILSYKSPYQAILKEALTSDTTATSAESALINYRKNQLNNNENNHKKNKNNNSFQNLYVAKNGKDYFKVKGSNVKSSFKVLSYISDELLEDLPSNSSSGSESERKPRKGNNKLSLQNKVTADVTKHAGAKALSDQVVPHNKQGSSKLGETNGPTLFQGFNASIPLIKKSIQDNNIKLLKNKGQKEGSAKEDSHNDDDDDGEFILPEGVNIDVLKKTYSLKLLKDGEASIYTNLDLLEIQKKIAASEINELDLKIKQLNSMRNLVFQRVAKIEQYEVFLEKHLSGIEDRIDMIEEYNLNEDEMESQLNGLSTESERKEGDVSNSMAHEKLANEVKNQQKKNITTTGLLDEQSLTHHLKRDKRKTLPTLQNYYGQGSLIQRYDKVCKTPTTAIDFDVPFGTMCIAAETNPEIKLWDLNKNKYIGELKGHLASTTCMQMDSRDILITGSKDATLKLWNIKRALDGGSYEPDECCLHTFDSHIDEITALSSDGESLLSGSQDRTIRQWDLVTGKCIQTLDLNFIRREKYRSNANSMTASMLLTKDIPAVGGLQVFDAALATGTKDGIVRLWDLRSGSVVRMLEGHTNAITALKFDSAQLITGSMDRTVRVWDLRMGNLYDYFAYESSVTGLQIDMNKIIVNLESCSQVAVYDRQSKSKIEHIFNDENSDELFERNDYVGCISYKDGYLLSGYASGTVNAWAI, from the coding sequence ATGTCTAACGACACTTTGTCTACCacaacttttaataattttgcaAAATCTTTATCAACGACTGCATCTGTTCTATTGGCTGCCTCCAATTCggataacaacaataataacggTGGGACTTCAATTGCCGAAAGTGTAATTTTGTCATATAAATCACCATATCAAgctattttaaaagaagcaTTAACTTCAGACACAACCGCTACTTCTGCTGAATCTGCATTAATCAATTACAGGAAAAATCAGCTGaacaataatgaaaataatcataaaaagaacaaaaataataatagcttTCAAAATTTATATGTGGCTAAAAATGGGAAAGATTATTTCAAAGTTAAAGGAAGTAACGTAAAATCTTCATTTAAAGTTTTGAGTTATATTAGTGATGAATTATTAGAAGATCTACCATCTAATTCATCATCTGGTAGTGAGTCTGAAAGGAAACCCCGTAaaggtaataataaattatcacTGCAAAATAAGGTAACCGCTGATGTTACAAAACATGCTGGCGCCAAAGCATTATCCGATCAAGTCGTCCCACATAATAAACAAGGGAGCTCAAAGCTAGGAGAAACAAATGGACCCACTTTATTTCAAGGATTCAACGCTTCAATTCCTTtgataaagaaaagtatccaagataataatataaaattgttaaaaaataaaggtcAAAAAGAGGGAAGTGCTAAAGAGGATAGccataatgatgatgatgatgatggtgaATTTATTCTACCTGAAGGAGTAAATATTGatgttttaaagaaaacttATTCATTGAAACTTTTGAAAGATGGCGAAGCTAGTATATATACTAATTTAGACCTATTggaaatccaaaaaaaaatagctgCGAGTgaaataaatgaattagATTTAAAGATAAAGCAGTTAAATTCAATGAGAAATTTAGTTTTTCAAAGAGTGGCCAAAATTGAACAATATGAagtttttttggaaaagcATTTATCTGGTATAGAGGATAGGATAGATATGATTGAGGAGTATAATTTAAACGAAGATGAAATGGAGAGCCAATTGAATGGCTTGTCAACAGAAAgtgaaagaaaagaaggagACGTGTCAAATAGCATGGCTCATGAAAAGTTGGCCAATGAAGTTAAAAAccagcaaaaaaaaaacattacaACAACAGGGTTATTGGATGAGCAATCATTGACTCACCATCTTAAAAGAGACAAGAGAAAAACTTTGCCGACTCTACAAAACTACTACGGTCAAGGTTCATTGATTCAGAGGTACGACAAAGTGTGCAAAACACCCACCACTGCAATCGACTTTGACGTACCATTTGGCACAATGTGTATTGCAGCTGAGACCAATCCTGAAATTAAGTTATGggatttaaataaaaacaaatatattggAGAATTAAAGGGCCATCTAGCCAGTACCACTTGTATGCAAATGGATTCTAGGGATATACTAATAACTGGGAGTAAAGATGCCACATTGAAACTGTGGAACATTAAGCGTGCTTTGGATGGTGGCAGCTATGAGCCTGATGAATGTTGTTTGCACACGTTTGATTCCCATATAGATGAAATTACTGCATTAAGTTCGGATGGCGAGAGTTTGTTGTCTGGCTCTCAAGATAGAACTATACGTCAATGGGATTTGGTTACAGGGAAGTGCATTCAAACGTtggatttaaattttattagaagGGAGAAATACAGAAGCAATGCTAATTCCATGACAGCTTCTATGTTATTGACCAAGGATATACCTGCTGTTGGTGGATTGCAAGTATTTGATGCTGCTTTAGCTACAGGCACAAAAGATGGGATCGTGCGATTATGGGACTTGCGTTCTGGTTCCGTTGTTCGTATGTTGGAAGGTCATACCAACGCCATTACTGCATTGAAGTTTGATTCAGCTCAATTAATTACTGGGTCTATGGATCGTACTGTTCGCGTTTGGGATTTAAGGATGGGTAATTTGTATGATTATTTTGCGTACGAATCGTCAGTAACCGGATTACAGATTGATATGAATAAGATTATTGTTAATCTAGAATCTTGTTCCCAAGTAGCAGTGTATGACAGACAATCAAAATCCAAGATTGAGCATATATTTAATGATGAAAATTCAGATGAGCTTTTCGAGCGGAATGACTATGTTGGCTGTATAAGTTATAAAGACGGTTATTTATTATCGGGTTATGCAAGTGGCACAGTTAATGCTTGGGCCAtatga
- the SPC34 gene encoding Spc34p (similar to Saccharomyces cerevisiae YKR037C | SPC34 | Spindle Pole Component), with product MNSYNSVIPNNPSAMNLDNILNKISNHCDSISTLYFKPPGIYSNAVLNNQDDNTPDNNNDKITKLIRDADPEEEASLYDSKNNEFPIRKDGSKIGIADYLNSKSRTRPLNESPVIEVPKDYYLKQNVISNNSDERLENTQEEDYNNINGRKLDRRRTTLNSNRRTSTLDDIFNNNNNNNNNNNSASTMGVDSNVFNILLRKYNDNNEIKDLLYALRDGSVITNYGDNEDAGSKRRKTLFVEDFSNDLIFQIFNDIIMQWPLNEYTVKYNDLYHKFQELSTQVIELKDEIQTQEDKIGYYDDINDLITKEQGEVDRLKKIIEQRKKIKSTDKK from the coding sequence ATGAATAGTTATAACAGTGTTATACCTAATAATCCGTCTGCAATGAATTTGGATAATATATTGAATAAGATATCAAATCATTGTGATTCTATCTCAACATTATATTTCAAGCCGCCAGGTATATATAGTAATGCAGTACTAAACAATCAAGATGATAATACCccagataataataacgataaaattacaaaattgATAAGAGATGCTGATCCAGAAGAAGAAGCATCTTTGTATGAtagcaaaaataatgaatttCCCATCAGGAAAGATGGTTCAAAAATCGGTATTGCggattatttaaattctAAAAGTAGAACACGACCATTAAATGAATCGCCCGTTATTGAAGTTCCCAaggattattatttaaaacaaaatgtaATAAGTAACAATAGTGACGAAAGATTGGAAAACACTCAAGAAGaagattataataatatcaatggTAGGAAACTAGATCGAAGAAGAACAACATTGAATAGCAATAGAAGAACATCAACTTTAGATGAtatctttaataataacaataataataataataataataatagtgctAGTACCATGGGTGTTGATTctaatgtttttaatatactGTTGAGAAAAtacaatgataataatgaaattaaagatCTCTTGTATGCATTGCGTGATGGTAGTGTAATAACAAACTACGGCGATAATGAAGACGCTGGTAGCAAAAGGagaaaaacattatttgtGGAAGATTTTTCTAACgatttaatatttcaaatatttaacgATATTATAATGCAATGGCCTCTTAATGAATATACAGTAAAATACAACGATTTGTACCATAAATTCCAAGAATTAAGTACGCAAGTAATAGAATTAAAGGATGAAATACAAACACAGGAAGACAAGATAGGTTATTATGATGACATTAATGATTTAATTACGAAAGAACAAGGAGAAGTTGACAGATTGAAGAAGATAATTGAGCAGCGAAAGAAGATAAAAAGTAcagataaaaaatga
- the KAE1 gene encoding tRNA N6-adenosine threonylcarbamoyltransferase (similar to Saccharomyces cerevisiae YKR038C | KAE1 | Kinase-Associated Endopeptidase): MVVNLNKISPKNKKYYLALGLEGSANKLGVGIIKHKYPLISSSSSSSSTSTGLEILSNVRDTYITPPGEGFLPRDTARHHRNWIVRLIKRAVEESKISIQDIDIICFTKGPGMGAPLHSVVIAARTLSLMYCIPLVGVNHCVGHIEMGREITKAENPVVLYVSGGNTQVIAYSENRYRIFGETLDIAIGNCLDRFARTLKISNYPSPGYNIEQLAKKGKNLVELPYTVKGMDLSMSGILAYIDKIAKDLFRGNKIKVNKLLYNKNSNKESEVEITVEDLCYSLQEHLFAMLVEITERAMAHVNSTQVLIVGGVGCNVRLQEMMQAMCEDRKGGKVYATDERFCIDNGVMIAQAGLLQYRMGDKVKDLAETVVTQKFRTDEVYVSWRD, encoded by the coding sequence ATGGTGGTcaatttgaataaaatatctccaaaaaataaaaagtattaCTTGGCATTAGGTTTAGAAGGATCAGCTAACAAGCTAGGTGTTGGTATAATTAAACACAAATACCCACTAATATCATCTAGCAGCAGTAGCAGTAGCACCAGTACAGGATTAGAAATATTAAGTAATGTTCGTGATACATATATTACGCCGCCAGGTGAGGGTTTTTTGCCCAGAGATACAGCAAGACATCATAGAAATTGGATTGTTAGGTTAATTAAAAGAGCAGTTGAAGAATCTAAAATTTCTATTCAGGATATagatattatttgttttactAAGGGTCCTGGCATGGGGGCGCCTTTGCACTCTGTGGTTATAGCTGCTAGAACATTAAGTTTAATGTATTGCATACCGCTGGTTGGTGTAAATCATTGTGTCGGGCACATTGAAATGGGAAGGGAGATCACTAAAGCTGAAAATCCGGTAGTTTTGTATGTTTCTGGCGGAAATACACAGGTAATCGCATATTCAGAAAATAGATACAGGATATTTGGTGAAACTTTGGATATTGCCATTGGTAATTGTTTAGACAGATTTGCTAgaactttaaaaatttccaATTATCCATCACcgggttataatattgaaCAGTTGGCGAAAAAGGGTAAAAATTTGGTGGAATTGCCGTATACTGTGAAGGGCATGGATTTATCTATGAGTGGTATCCTAGCGTATATCGACAAAATTGCTAAAGACCTGTTTAGAGGGAACAAGATTAAGGTTAATAAGCTCTTGTATAacaaaaattcaaataaagAATCAGAGGTAGAAATCACTGTAGAAGATTTGTGCTATTCTTTACAGGAACATCTTTTTGCCATGTTAGTTGAAATTACAGAAAGGGCAATGGCGCATGTGAATTCAACACAGGTTTTAATTGTAGGTGGTGTAGGTTGTAACGTTAGATTACAAGAAATGATGCAAGCTATGTGTGAGGACAGAAAAGGTGGTAAAGTGTATGCCACTGATGAAAGATTTTGTATAGATAATGGAGTAATGATAGCGCAAGCTGGTTTATTACAATATAGAATGGGCGATAAAGTTAAAGACTTGGCTGAAACGGTTGTTACCCAAAAATTTAGAACTGATGAAGTTTATGTATCCTGGAGAGATTAA